The genomic stretch GACGACCACCACCCGGTCGCCGGGGACCCGCGCCGCTACCCCGGAGTGGACGGCACCGAGGTCTACTCGGAGGGCATCCACGCCGGACACCGTTGGTACGACGCCACGGGCGAGCGTCCGCTGTTCCCCTTCGGGCACGGCCTGTCCTACACCTCTTTCACCTATCAGGAGCTCTCGGCGCACTGGCACCGCGGCGGGCTCGAGGTGCGGTTCACGGTCCGCAACACCGGGCGGCGGGCCGGGATCGCGGTGCCGCAGGTGTACGTGGGCCGCTCGCCGGACCTGGAACTCGACCAGGCGGTAAGGGTGTTGGGCGGCTACCGACGGCTCGCGCTCGGTGCGGGGGAGCGGCGCAGGGTCACCGTGCGGATCGCCGCGCGGACCCTGTCGTCGTGGGACGTGAAACGGCACGGCTGGGTGCTGGGCACCGGACGGCGCACCGTCTGGGTGGGGGCGTCCGCGGGTGATCTGCGGGTGCGGACGAGCGTGGAGGTGACGCGATGATACCGCGGGTCGTGACAGCCCTGGTGGCCCTGGCCGCCGCACTGACAGTCCCGGTTCCGGCGCAGGCTTCGTCGGCTCCGGTGGTCCGCACCGAGGCGGGCCTGGTGCGCGGCGAAGTCACCGCGCAGGGACGGCAGTTCCTCGGCGTCCCGTACGCCGAACCGCCCGTCGGCGGGCTCCGCTGGAGGGAGCCGCGGCCGGTCCGGGCCTGGCAAGGGGTGCGTGACGCGGGGGACTTCGGCAACAAGTGCGTGCAAGGCGCGAGTTGGGACCCCGGATACGAGCGGCCCAGCCACACCGAGGACTGCCTCGACCTCAACGTGTACGTGCCTCATGGCTCCGCCCGGCGCGCGGTCCTCGTCTGGTTCCACGGCGGCGGCCTCACCGCGGGCGCCGGGCAGGACGTCGTCCCCGACGCCTTCGCCCGGCGGACCGGCACGGTCGTCGTCACCGTCAACTACCGCCTCGGCGCGATGGGCTTCCTTGCCACCGCCGGACTCGACGACGAGGCAGCGGACGGCGTCTCCGGCAACTTCGGCCTCCTCGACCAGCAGGCCGCGCTGCGCTGGGTGCGCGCCAACATCGGCCGCTTCGGCGGCGACCCGGGCCGCGTCACCATTGCGGGCGAGTCCGCGGGCGGTCGCTCGGTCTGCACCCAGCTCGCCTCACCCACCGCCGAGGGCCTCTTCCGCGCGGGCATCATCCAGAGCGGCGCCTACGACGACTGCGCCGCCCGGCCCCACGGCACGGCGGTCGCGCAGGGCGCCGCCTTCGCCGAGCGGCTCGGCTGTACGACCGTGGCGTGTCTGCGCGGCAAGACCTCCGCCGAGATCCTGGCCGCCCAGGGCGGCTTCGACTGGGCGCCGGTGACCGGCGGCGCCTTCCTGCCCGAGCAGCCCACCGCCGCCTTCGACTCCGGCGCCGCGGCCGGGGTGCCGGTGCTGAACGGCGCCAACCTGGACGAGGGGCGGCTGTTCGCCTTCGGGCAGTTCGACGGGGCCGGCGGCCCGCTCACGGCCGAGCGGTACCCGGAGGTCATGCGGGCGTCCTTCGGCGACGCGGCCCTCGCCCGCTACCCCCTCGCCGCCCACCCCACCCCGACGATCGCCTTCGGCACCGCCCTCGGCGACCTGCTGTTCGCCTGCCCCGCGCTCCGGCTGGACGGCACGCTCGCCGGACGCGGACCGGTGTACACGTACGAGTTCGCCGACCGCACCTCCCCGCCCTTCGCCTCACTGCGCGACCTCGGCACCGACTTCGACTTCGGGGCGACCCATGTGAACGAGGTGCAGTACCTGTTCAAGCACTTCGGCCTGGAATCCCCGCTGAACGCCGAGCAGCAGGCGCTGTCGCGGCAGACGGTCCAGTACTGGGGCTCCTTCGTGCGCACCGGAGTGCCGCGCGCCGACGGACAGCCCGGTATGCCGGGCGGCGGCCCTGAGCGGGTGCTCTCGCTGCGGACCGCGTCCGCGGGCGGCAACGCGGTGAGCACGACCGTGCACCGGGACCACCAGTGCGACCTCTGGGACGCGGGCGCGTCACAGTGAGCAGGTAGGCTGCCCCGGCGCGCGCTCACGGGTGAGCGCGCGCCGGGAACAGGCCGCACAGGGAGAGGAACGGCGTTGCACGTCCAGGAATGGCTCGAAACGGTGCCCCCGCTCGCCATCTATCTGCTGGTGGGCCTCGTCATCGGCCTGGAGAGCCTGGGCATCCCGCTGCCCGGCGAGATCATCCTGGTCTCCTCGGCGCTGCTCGCCTCGCAGCACGGTGACATCAACCCCGTGATCCTCGGCGCCTGCGCCACCGCGGGCGCCATCATCGGCGACTCGATCGGCTACGCCATCGGCCGCAAGGGGGGCCGCCCCCTGCTCGCCTGGCTCGGCGGCAAGTTCCCCAAGCACTTCAGCGAGGCGCACATCGCGACCGCCGAGCGCTCCTTCCAGAAGTGGGGCATGTGGGCGGTCTTCTTCGGCCGCTTCGTCGCCCTCCTCCGCATCTTCGCCGGCCCCCTCGCGGGCGTCCTGCGCATGCCGTACTGGAAGTTCCTCACCGCCAACGTCCTCGGCGGCATCCTGTGGGCGGGCGGTACGACGGCGGTCATCTACTACGTCGGTGTCGTCGCCGAGTCCTGGCTGAAGCGCTTCTCGTGGCTGGGCCTGGTCGCGGCGGTGCTGATCGGCCTGACGTCGTTCCTGATCGTCAAGCGCAAGGCGAGCAAGGCGGCGGGGGAGAAGTCCGCGGCCGAGCCGGAGGCCGTCCCGGTCGCGGACTGAGCGTCACGGCGTCTCGTACAGTCCGCCGTGCGCCTTCGCGAGGTCGGCGTACAGCGTTCCGTTGAGGGTGACGCCTTGGCGCTCCTCCTCCGACAGTTCCCGTCGGATCTTCGCCGGGACGCCCGCCACCAGTGATCCCGGCGGCACCTGCATCCCCTGCGGCACGAGCGCCTGCGCGGCCACGAGGGAGCCCGCCCCGATCACCGCGCCGTTGAGGACGGTCGCTCCCATGCCGATCAGGCAGTCGTCCTCGACGGTCGCCCCGTGCACCACCGCGTTGTGGCCGACCGACACCCGCTCGCCGATCGTCACGGGAAAGCCCGGGTCGGCGTGGAGCGTGCAGTTGTCCTGGATGTTGCTCCGGGCGCCGACGGAGATCCGCTCGACATCGCCGCGGACCACCGCGCCGTACCAGACGCTCGCGCCCGCCTGAAGCGTCACGTCCCCGATCACCGACGCGGTGGGCGCCACGAAGGCCTCCCCGTCGATCTGCGGCTCCCTGCCGCCGATGCCCGTGATCAACGCCTTGTGCGCCATTGCCGTCCCACCGTCTCTTCCGCCGTCGGTACACCGGCACCGTAGGCGATGTGCGCCGGACGGAGGTTGTCGGGGCCTTTCCGCGCGGGTCGCCTGTGGCGGGTGAGGCGGTACGGCCGGTCAGGCGGGAGGGTGCCTACATGGCATCCACGACGAGGCAGCGGCACTGGCTGGCCCGGGTGTCGCTGGCGGCTGCGGTGGCGTCGGTGCTCGTCCTGGCCGTGTTCGCCGGGCTGCGGACCCTCGCCCTGCTGGGCGTCGGACTCGCCGGAACGGCGCTCACCGTCGCGGCCGTGTGGTGGGCGCTGACCCGGCGGCGCCTGTCGCGTGCGCTCGCCGTCCTGCTGGCCGTCGCCGCGCCGGTGTGGGTGGTGGTGGCGTACACCAGCGCCGGTCTCGCCTGGGTCGTGGCTCTGTCCGGGGCGCTGTGGGCGCTCGCGGTGGGCACCGGGCGCAGCGCCCTCGCCGCTGCCGATGTGCCGGTCGGTATGGCGGAGCGGCCCGCGCCAAAGGCCCGCCGCCCCGTCCTGATCATGAACCCGCGCTCGGGCGGCGGAAAGGTGGACCGGTTCGGGCTGCGGGAGAAGGCCGAGGCGCTGGGGGCCGAGGTGGTTCTGTTGGAGGGCCCGGGCCGGGCCGATGTGGCCGAGCTGGCCCGGGCGGCCGCTGCGGACGGCGCCGATCTGCTCGGCGTCGCGGGCGGCGACGGCACCCAGGCACTGGTCGCCGAGGTCGCCGCCGCGCTCGACCTGCCGTTCCTGGTCATCCCGGCCGGGACCCGCAACCACTTCGCCCTCGACCTGGGCCTCGACCGGGACGATCCGTCGCGGGCGCTGGACGCGTTGCGGGACGGGGTGGAACTGAGCGTCGACCTGGGCCGGGCCGGCGGGCGCACCTTCGTCAACAACGTGTCGTTCGGCGCGTACGCCGAGGTGGTGCAGAGCCCCGCCTACCGGGACGGCAAGACCCGCACCACCCTGGATCTGCTGCCGGACCTGCTGATGCAGCACGGGGGCGCCCGGCTGACCGCCCGCGCCGGGGACACGGTCCTCACCGCGCCGCAGGCCCTGCTGATCAGCAACAACCCCTACGGGACCGGCGACATCGCGGGACTGGGGCGGCGGGCACGCCTGGACGGCGGGGAGCTGGGTGCCGTGGGCGTGACGGTGGCCAATGCGGCGCAGGCCGCCGGTCTGCTGCGGGGCGACCGGGCCGCGGGGCTGACCAGGGTGACGGCGACGGAGGTGGTCGTCGATGCCGACCGGCCCACGATCCCGGCCGGAGTCGACGGGGAGGCGCTGACCCTGAGCGTGCCCGTCCGGTGTGTGGTGCAGCCGGGGGCGCTGCGTGTGCTGGTGCCGCGCCTGCGCCCGGGGACACGTCCGGCGCGGGCCGCGCTCGACTGGCGCGGGCTCGCCCGGCTGGCCCTGCACTGACGGGCGGGCCTACTGGTCCTGCTCGGTGACCCGCGTCCACTGGGCGCCGGTCTCCGCGCGGTACGCGGCGACCGCGGCCTCCAGCGTCGGGAAGAAGTGGGCCGGGTCGATGGTGCGGGTAAGCCCGTACCGCTCGATCTTGCGCCGCACCGGGTCCTTGAGCTCGGCGAAGACAAGGCTGATGCCGTGCGCGTTGAGGACCTCGTCCAGTTCCTCCAGCTCGTCCGAAGCCGTGGTGTCCACGTCGGTGATGGGCTCGGCGGCGATCAGCACCCAGCGGGGCCGCGGCTCGGCACGGCTCAGCCGCATGATCTCGTTGCGGAACGACTTGGCGTTGGCGAAGAACAGCGGCCCGTCGAACCGGTGGATCACCAGGCCGGGCAGCCGCTCGGCCTGCGGGTAGGACCGCACGTCATGGAATCCGGGCAGGTCCGGCACCCGGCCCAGCACCGTGTTGTACGGCCACCACGCCCGGCGGAAGACGTTGAGGATCGACAGTCCGACGGCGACCGCGATCCCCGGCAGCACCCCGAGCAGCGCCACGCCGAGGAACGCCGCGATCGACAGCAGGAACTCCGCCCGGCGCTGCTTCCACAGCCGGACCGTCCCGCTGAGGTCGGCCAGGGACAGCGAGGCCGTGATGACCACCGCGGCCAGTGCGGGCTGCGGCAGATTGCGGAACAGGCCCGGCAACAGGACCAGCATCAGGATGATCAGGCCCGCGCCGATCACCCCGGTGAGCTGGCTCCTGGCGCCCGCGCGCTCGGCCACCGCGGTCCGCGATCCGCTGGTGCTGACCGGGAACCCCTGGAACAGGCCCGCTGCCACGTTGGCCGCCCCGATCGCCGTCATCTCCTCGTTGCCGCGCACCTCCTGGCCGGTGCGGGAGGCGAACGCGGTCGCGTTGGAGATGGTGTCGGCGAGGGACACCAGGGCGATGCCCAGCGCCCCCGCCAGCAGCGGAGCGATGTCGTCCACCCGGATCTCCGGGAAGGTCAGCGGCGGGAACCCGCGGGGGAGTTCACCGACCAGGTTCACCCCGTGCCCGCCGAGATCGAAGACCGACGTCGCGGCGATCGCCAGGACCACCATCACCAGCACCGCCGGCACCTTGGGCAGCCAGCGCTGGAGCACCAGGATCAGCACGATCCCGGCGCCCCCGACCGCCACCGCGGCCGGCACCGTGTCGCCGTCGGCCAGACCCCGTACGAAGGCGGCCGCCTCGTCGATGAGCCCGTCCGCGTCCGTGCTGAAGCCGAACAGCTTGGGCAACTGGCCGATCAGGATGGTCAGCGCCAGGCCGTTCATGTAGCCGATCATGGTGGGCTTGGAGATGAGGTCGGCGATGAAACCCAGTCGGCACACCCCGGCCAGGATCGTGATGACGCCGACCATCAGCGCGAGCATCGAGGCGAGCGCCACCGCCCGCCCGCTGTCCCCTCCGGACGCCATCAGCGGCACCAGGGTCGCCGCGATCATCGGGCCGAGCGAGGAGTCCGGGCCGAGGACCAGGATTCGCGACGGTCCGAAGACGGCGTAGGCCAGCAGACACAGCACGGACGTGTACAGGCCGGTGATCGCGGGCAGTCCCGCCAGCTCCGCGTAGGCCATGCCCTGCGGGACCAGCAGCATGGTGAGGACCACGCCGGCGACGACATCCTTGACGAGCCAGGCGCGCTGGTAGGCCAGGAGTGTGCGCACGCCGGGCGGGAGGTAGCGGCCCTTCGGGGCGTCACCTGGCATAGCGGTCCTCCGCGGGGGTACGGCGTCCGCGGGCCGCAGCCCTTGTCGGCCCTTCGTCTCCCAGTCCTACCCCGCACAAGGTGCCCCGGCGTCACCTGGTGCGGGTGATGCCCGGGAGGGGGCGGCCGCCGGTGATCGTACGTCAGAACCGGTGGTAGCGGACCGAACTGGCGACGACGAGGTCCTGGAGCGAGGCACGGCGCCGGCTGAAAGGGATCCAGAACAGGCCCACGGGCAGAGCCAGGCAGACCACGGCCCGCAGGAGGGCGCGCGGAATGCCGAGCAGGTGCCCCGCGCGTCCGGTGACCCGCAGTCCCAGCAGACGGCCACCGAGGGTGGCACCGGTCCAGATCCAGCTCACGACGAGATAGAGCACGGCCAGGAGCCAGCCCAGGGCCCCGGTCGTCCAGAGGGAGAGATCGGGCATCCGCAGCGGCGGACCGGACACCAGAAGGCGCAGACCGGCGAAGACGAGCTGAACGGCGAGGCCGATGCCCGCCACCACCAACGCGTCGATCAGCGCCGCGAGACACCGCGACACCAGACCGGCCGCCTCACCCTCCCGGGCCCGCTCCCGGACCTCCTGCGTCATGGCGCCGGCCCGTGCCCGGCGGCCCGCTCCGGTGCCGCGCCGGGGCGGTGCAGCAGCCGGTCGGCCACCCGGTTCACCATCCGGTCGGCCCGGACACTCTGGAGCCGGAGCGCGTCGACCGTCTCCTCGGCAAGACCGCCGCTCGTCTCCTTCACGATCCGGCCGACATCGATCTCCTCCAGCACGGCCCGCGCGAGCGCGACCAGGTCGACGCGGTCGATCACGGCGTCGAGGTCGAGGCGGGCGGCGATCCGGTCGACGTCGACGCGGGCCACTATCCCGTCGATGTCCACGCGCGCCACGATCTGTTCGGCGTCCACCCGCTCGGCCAGCCGGTTCACATCGACCCGGTCCGTCACCCGGCCCACGTCCACCCTCGCCGCCACCCGGTCCACGTCCAGCCGGTCGGCGATCAGATCGACGTCGACACGATCGACGACGCGCATCACGTCGATGCGGTCGGCGACCCGGTTCACATCGATGCGTTCGGCGACGTCGTCCAGGTCGAGGCGGTCGAGCACGGCGGCCGTCACCGCGCGGATCACCCGGTCGGTGACGAACTCGGCGGTGCCCAGCGTGAGGCCCACCACGCGTCCGGCGACGTGGAACGGGTTCACGATGCCGTGCCAGCTCATCCCACCACCGCATCATGGCCCCGGCGCCGTTTCCTCACCCGTCACGGGTGAGCGTGGGGCGAAGATCACAACCCCATGACGTCATCAGGGCGCCGCACCCTCAGTACCGTGACCCCGTGCCGAAGAGCAAGAACACGTTCTCATCCTGGCGTCACCGAGTGGCGCAGCGCGCCGTCCACGCGGGTTGGGCCTGGGTCCAGCGCACCGGTTCGGTGACCGCCGAGCGCCCCGGCCGCTTCCACTTCGGCTCGATCGGCGAGGCCACCCGCCTGGCCTTCCCGCTCGGCACGGTCTTCGGCGAGCCCTGGATCCACCTGGGCTCCCACTGCATCGTCGGCGAGCAGGTCACCTTGACCGCGGGCCTGATGCCCGACCTCGACCTCGGCCCCGACCCCATCCTGAGCATCGGCGACGGCGTCGTCCTCGGCCGCGGCAGCCACGTCATCGCCGACACCACGGTCACCATCGGCAGCGACTGCTACTTCGGCCCGTACGTCTACATCACGTCCACGAACCACTCCTACGACGATCCGCACGAGCCCATCGGCAAGCAGTGGCCGCGGATGGAGCCGGTGTCGATCGGCCCGGGGTGCTGGATCGGCACCGGCGCGGTGATCCTGCCGGGCGCGCGGATCGGCCGGAACGTGGTCGTCGCGGCCGGTGCGGTGGTCCGGGGCGTGGTGCCGGACCACGCCGTCGTGGCGGGCGCGCCCGCCCGGGTCGTACGGCGCTGGACGCCGGCCGAGGGCTGGCAGCCGCCGCTCAGGACGCCGGCGCCGGTGCCGATACCGGACGGGGTGACGCCGGAGCAGCTCGCGGCACTGGCGGAACTGGACGAGGAGTCGGCGGCGCGGCTGGCGCAACTGGATGCCGAGGCCTGAGCCGGGGCCCGGTCAGCCGGTGGCCAGCAGCAAGGTCCCGGCCAGGGCCAGGCTCGCGCCCGCCGCCTGGACTCCGCGCAGGCGTTCGTTCAGGACGAGGCGTGCGGCGAGGGCCGTCACCACCGGGTAGAGCGAGGCCAGTACGGCGGCCACGGTCACCGGGCCGTGCTGGGCGGCGACGGAGTAGGTGCCGTTCGCTGCGACGTCGGCGAGGCCGACGAAGGCCAGGGCGAGCAGCGCGCCCCAGGGGAAACCGCCCTCCGGCAGGGCGACGGAACCGCGCCGCACCGAGACGAACAGGGCGGTGCCGCCCACGACGACATTGGTCAGGCGCTGCACGAAAAGGGCGAGGAAGAGGCCGGTCACCGTGGTGGACGCCTCGCTGATCAGCGCGACACACGTGCCGAACCCGAAGGCGCCGCCCAGCGTCAGCACGATGGTCCGCCGCTCCACCGAGCCGCCCCCGCGCTGCGGCCCGCCCGCGAGGACCACGCCCGTCACGGCTACCGCGATGCCCGCGACCTGGACGAGACCGGGGCGCTCACCGAGCAGCAGCCCCACGGAGACGGGGACGGCCACGCTGAGCGCGGTGAGCGGGGAGACGACGCCCATGGGTCCCCGGGCGAGCGCCTCGTAGAAGCAGAGGATCGCCATCGGGCCGATCAGACCCGCGGCCACCGCGAACCACAGCCGGGGTCCGGCCTCGCTCCAGCCGCCGGTGGCCAGGACGACGGCACCGAGGACGACGACCGCGATCGACTGTGAGGCGACCACCACGGTGAGCGCGGGGGTGCGCCGTGTCAGCAGCCCGCCGCCGAAGTCCGCCAGACCCCAGAGCACGCTGGTGGCCAGGGCGAAGAGTGCTGTCACGGACGTCCTCGCAGTACAGTTCGGTGCACGATCATGTGCATCACACCGTAGTGCAGATTGTTGAACCCTTGCATCCAGAATATTGGACTCCGGAATGGGATGAATCGTGTCGGATCTTGACCTGCTGACCCAGTCCCTGGCCCGCAACGTCAAGCGCTGGCGCACCGAGCGCGGCTTCACGCTGGACACGCTCGCCGCCCGCGCCGGGGTCAGCCGCGGCATGCTCATCCAGATCGAACAGGCCCGCACCAACCCCAGCCTCGGCACGGTCGTGAAGATCGGGGACGCCCTCGGCGTCAGCATCCCGACCCTCCTCGACTACGAGCAGGGGCCGAAGGTGCGCGTGGTCCCCGCCGATCAGGTCGTGCGGATGTGGCACACCGACTCCGGCAGCTACAGCCGGCTCCTCGTCGGCACCGAGGCCCCGGGCCCGCTGGAGATGTGGAACTGGCGGCTGATGCCGGGCGAGGGCAGCGCCTCCGACCCGCACCCTGTCGGCACCGTCGAGCTGATCCATGTCACGGCCGGTGAACTGCTGCTGACCGTCGACGGCGTGGAACACCGCGTCCCGGCGGGCGCGAGCGCCTACTTCGAGGCGAGTGCGGCGCACCGGTACGGCAACGACGGTGATGTGCCTGCCGAGTTGGTGCTGGTCGTCTCCGTGCCGCCCGTGCGCTGAGCGCCGGTACGCGGTTGCTACCGTGCGGCCATGCGCGCACCCATCGGACACTTCGACCAGGCCACTCCCGCCCCCGACTGCCTCGACGAGCTGACCGCCCCGGTCGCCGACGCGGTACGCCGCTGGAGCGCCAGCGTTCCCGCCGACCAGATCATCTACGTCGAGACCGACCCGCAGTGGGCCGACACCGCCGTCTTCGTCGAGCACTACGGCCAGGAGCTGCTCGAACAGTCCGCGAACTGCGTGGTGGTGGCGGGCAAGCGCGGGGGTGAGACCACCCTCGCCGCGTGCGTCGCGCTCTCTACAACCCGCGTCGACGTCAATGGCGCGGTCCGCCGCCAACTCGGCTCCCGCAAGGCGTCGTTCGCCGCCATGGACATCGCGACGG from Streptomyces davaonensis JCM 4913 encodes the following:
- a CDS encoding carboxylesterase/lipase family protein, yielding MIPRVVTALVALAAALTVPVPAQASSAPVVRTEAGLVRGEVTAQGRQFLGVPYAEPPVGGLRWREPRPVRAWQGVRDAGDFGNKCVQGASWDPGYERPSHTEDCLDLNVYVPHGSARRAVLVWFHGGGLTAGAGQDVVPDAFARRTGTVVVTVNYRLGAMGFLATAGLDDEAADGVSGNFGLLDQQAALRWVRANIGRFGGDPGRVTIAGESAGGRSVCTQLASPTAEGLFRAGIIQSGAYDDCAARPHGTAVAQGAAFAERLGCTTVACLRGKTSAEILAAQGGFDWAPVTGGAFLPEQPTAAFDSGAAAGVPVLNGANLDEGRLFAFGQFDGAGGPLTAERYPEVMRASFGDAALARYPLAAHPTPTIAFGTALGDLLFACPALRLDGTLAGRGPVYTYEFADRTSPPFASLRDLGTDFDFGATHVNEVQYLFKHFGLESPLNAEQQALSRQTVQYWGSFVRTGVPRADGQPGMPGGGPERVLSLRTASAGGNAVSTTVHRDHQCDLWDAGASQ
- a CDS encoding DedA family protein, producing MHVQEWLETVPPLAIYLLVGLVIGLESLGIPLPGEIILVSSALLASQHGDINPVILGACATAGAIIGDSIGYAIGRKGGRPLLAWLGGKFPKHFSEAHIATAERSFQKWGMWAVFFGRFVALLRIFAGPLAGVLRMPYWKFLTANVLGGILWAGGTTAVIYYVGVVAESWLKRFSWLGLVAAVLIGLTSFLIVKRKASKAAGEKSAAEPEAVPVAD
- a CDS encoding gamma carbonic anhydrase family protein; this encodes MAHKALITGIGGREPQIDGEAFVAPTASVIGDVTLQAGASVWYGAVVRGDVERISVGARSNIQDNCTLHADPGFPVTIGERVSVGHNAVVHGATVEDDCLIGMGATVLNGAVIGAGSLVAAQALVPQGMQVPPGSLVAGVPAKIRRELSEEERQGVTLNGTLYADLAKAHGGLYETP
- a CDS encoding diacylglycerol/lipid kinase family protein is translated as MASTTRQRHWLARVSLAAAVASVLVLAVFAGLRTLALLGVGLAGTALTVAAVWWALTRRRLSRALAVLLAVAAPVWVVVAYTSAGLAWVVALSGALWALAVGTGRSALAAADVPVGMAERPAPKARRPVLIMNPRSGGGKVDRFGLREKAEALGAEVVLLEGPGRADVAELARAAAADGADLLGVAGGDGTQALVAEVAAALDLPFLVIPAGTRNHFALDLGLDRDDPSRALDALRDGVELSVDLGRAGGRTFVNNVSFGAYAEVVQSPAYRDGKTRTTLDLLPDLLMQHGGARLTARAGDTVLTAPQALLISNNPYGTGDIAGLGRRARLDGGELGAVGVTVANAAQAAGLLRGDRAAGLTRVTATEVVVDADRPTIPAGVDGEALTLSVPVRCVVQPGALRVLVPRLRPGTRPARAALDWRGLARLALH
- a CDS encoding SulP family inorganic anion transporter, which translates into the protein MPGDAPKGRYLPPGVRTLLAYQRAWLVKDVVAGVVLTMLLVPQGMAYAELAGLPAITGLYTSVLCLLAYAVFGPSRILVLGPDSSLGPMIAATLVPLMASGGDSGRAVALASMLALMVGVITILAGVCRLGFIADLISKPTMIGYMNGLALTILIGQLPKLFGFSTDADGLIDEAAAFVRGLADGDTVPAAVAVGGAGIVLILVLQRWLPKVPAVLVMVVLAIAATSVFDLGGHGVNLVGELPRGFPPLTFPEIRVDDIAPLLAGALGIALVSLADTISNATAFASRTGQEVRGNEEMTAIGAANVAAGLFQGFPVSTSGSRTAVAERAGARSQLTGVIGAGLIILMLVLLPGLFRNLPQPALAAVVITASLSLADLSGTVRLWKQRRAEFLLSIAAFLGVALLGVLPGIAVAVGLSILNVFRRAWWPYNTVLGRVPDLPGFHDVRSYPQAERLPGLVIHRFDGPLFFANAKSFRNEIMRLSRAEPRPRWVLIAAEPITDVDTTASDELEELDEVLNAHGISLVFAELKDPVRRKIERYGLTRTIDPAHFFPTLEAAVAAYRAETGAQWTRVTEQDQ
- a CDS encoding RDD family protein, which produces MTQEVRERAREGEAAGLVSRCLAALIDALVVAGIGLAVQLVFAGLRLLVSGPPLRMPDLSLWTTGALGWLLAVLYLVVSWIWTGATLGGRLLGLRVTGRAGHLLGIPRALLRAVVCLALPVGLFWIPFSRRRASLQDLVVASSVRYHRF
- a CDS encoding acyltransferase, which produces MPKSKNTFSSWRHRVAQRAVHAGWAWVQRTGSVTAERPGRFHFGSIGEATRLAFPLGTVFGEPWIHLGSHCIVGEQVTLTAGLMPDLDLGPDPILSIGDGVVLGRGSHVIADTTVTIGSDCYFGPYVYITSTNHSYDDPHEPIGKQWPRMEPVSIGPGCWIGTGAVILPGARIGRNVVVAAGAVVRGVVPDHAVVAGAPARVVRRWTPAEGWQPPLRTPAPVPIPDGVTPEQLAALAELDEESAARLAQLDAEA
- a CDS encoding DMT family transporter — translated: MTALFALATSVLWGLADFGGGLLTRRTPALTVVVASQSIAVVVLGAVVLATGGWSEAGPRLWFAVAAGLIGPMAILCFYEALARGPMGVVSPLTALSVAVPVSVGLLLGERPGLVQVAGIAVAVTGVVLAGGPQRGGGSVERRTIVLTLGGAFGFGTCVALISEASTTVTGLFLALFVQRLTNVVVGGTALFVSVRRGSVALPEGGFPWGALLALAFVGLADVAANGTYSVAAQHGPVTVAAVLASLYPVVTALAARLVLNERLRGVQAAGASLALAGTLLLATG
- a CDS encoding helix-turn-helix domain-containing protein; protein product: MSDLDLLTQSLARNVKRWRTERGFTLDTLAARAGVSRGMLIQIEQARTNPSLGTVVKIGDALGVSIPTLLDYEQGPKVRVVPADQVVRMWHTDSGSYSRLLVGTEAPGPLEMWNWRLMPGEGSASDPHPVGTVELIHVTAGELLLTVDGVEHRVPAGASAYFEASAAHRYGNDGDVPAELVLVVSVPPVR
- a CDS encoding YbaK/EbsC family protein, which codes for MRAPIGHFDQATPAPDCLDELTAPVADAVRRWSASVPADQIIYVETDPQWADTAVFVEHYGQELLEQSANCVVVAGKRGGETTLAACVALSTTRVDVNGAVRRQLGSRKASFAAMDIATGETGMEYGGITPIGLPDHWPILVDSAVVDLPYVLVGSGRRRGKLLVPGKAFAELPGAVVLEGLGVA